A genomic stretch from Leptospira licerasiae serovar Varillal str. VAR 010 includes:
- a CDS encoding YbaN family protein, translating into MAEQKDYSHEVKLHRYGFVRYLLIIIGTISLILGIIGIFTPVLPTTPFLLLTAACYARASQKFYNWLMNNKYFGSFIRDWRIHKAIPLKAKIISVSTIVITMTVSAIFAPLLQVRIGMAVIGICVIYYILRFPTKKQEAAE; encoded by the coding sequence TTGGCAGAACAGAAGGATTATAGCCACGAAGTAAAACTTCACAGATATGGATTCGTTCGTTATTTATTGATCATAATAGGAACCATATCCTTGATTTTGGGAATTATCGGGATATTTACACCGGTCCTTCCTACTACACCTTTCTTACTTTTAACCGCTGCCTGTTATGCAAGGGCTTCTCAAAAGTTCTATAACTGGCTGATGAATAATAAATATTTCGGAAGTTTTATTAGAGATTGGAGGATCCACAAAGCGATCCCACTTAAAGCAAAGATCATCTCCGTTTCCACGATAGTGATCACAATGACAGTCAGTGCGATATTCGCACCTCTCTTGCAGGTTCGGATCGGAATGGCAGTGATCGGTATATGCGTAATTTATTATATTCTTCGATTTCCCACAAAAAAGCAAGAAGCAGCGGAATAA